Proteins encoded within one genomic window of Brassica rapa cultivar Chiifu-401-42 chromosome A09, CAAS_Brap_v3.01, whole genome shotgun sequence:
- the LOC103838624 gene encoding glutamyl-tRNA reductase 1, chloroplastic has translation MAVSSAFVACPKLETVLNHHKLETPFGLIGVRALPSNNNRSRRGLIQRARCELSASESAPNAANISALEQLKNSAADRYTKERSSIVVIGLSIHTAPVEMREKLAIPEAEWPRAIAELCGLNHIEEAAVLSTCNRMEIYVLALSQHRGVKEVTEWMSKTSGIPVSEICQHRFLLYNKDATQHIFEVSAGLDSLVLGEGQILAQVKQVVKVGQGVNGFGRNISGLFKHAITVGKRVRTETNIAAGAVSVSSAAVELALMKLPESSHASARMLIIGAGKMGKLVIKHLVAKGCTRMVVVNRSEERVIAIREEIPGVEVVYRPLDEMLASAAEADVVFTSTASETPLFLKEDVETLPPACPEIGGVRLFVDISVPRNVGSCVNEVETARVYNVDDLKEVVAANKEDRLRKAMEAQTIIAEESNQFEAWRDSLETVPTIKKLRAYAERIRMAELEKCMSKMGDDINKKTTRAVDDLSRGIVNRFLHGPMQHLRCDGSDSRTLSETLENMHALNRMYGLEKDILEEKLKAMTSGQQK, from the exons ATGGCTGTCTCGAGTGCCTTCGTTGCTTGCCCAAAGCTCGAGACTGTACTCAACCACCATAAGCTCGAGACTCCTTTTGGTCTCATTGGTGTTCGTGCTCTTCCGAGTAACAACAACAGAAGCAGACGTGGTCTGATCCAGAGAGCTCGTTGCGAGCTTTCTGCTTCTGAATCCGCACCTAATGCCGCAAACATCTCAGCTCTCGAACAACTCAAGAACTCTGCAGCTGACA gATATACAAAGGAAAGGAGCAGTATTGTGGTGATTGGACTAAGCATTCACACAGCTCCCGTTGAGATGCGTGAGAAGCTCGCTATCCCTGAAGCTGAGTGGCCACGAGCTATTGCTGAACTGTGCGGTTTGAACCATATCGAAGAGGCTGCTGTACTCAGTACCTGTAACCGTATGGAGATTTATGTTTTGGCTCTGTCTCAGCACCGTGGAGTCAAAGAAGTCACTGAATGGATGTCAAAG ACAAGTGGAATACCTGTTTCGGAGATTTGTCAGCACCGTTTCCTGCTCTACAACAAGGACGCGACGCAGCATATATTCGAAGTCTCAGCTGGTCTTGACTCTCTCGTCCTAGGAGAAGGTCAGATCCTTGCGCAGGTGAAACAAGTTGTTAAAGTCGGCCAAGGAGTGAACGGCTTCGGGAGGAACATCAGCGGGCTGTTCAAACACGCCATAACCGTCGGGAAGCGTGTCAGAACGGAGACAAACATCGCCGCTGGAGCTGTGTCCGTTAGCTCAGCAGCTGTCGAGCTTGCTCTGATGAAGCTTCCGGAATCTTCGCACGCCTCCGCTAGGATGCTGATCATCGGTGCGGGGAAGATGGGGAAGCTTGTGATAAAGCATTTGGTAGCGAAAGGGTGCACGAGAATGGTGGTGGTTAACAGAAGCGAAGAGAGAGTTATAGCTATCCGTGAGGAGATCCCTGGTGTTGAGGTTGTGTACCGACCTCTTGATGAGATGCTAGCTTCTGCTGCTGAGGCGGATGTTGTTTTCACAAGCACAGCCTCTGAGACGCCCTTGTTCTTGAAGGAGGATGTAGAGACTCTCCCTCCAGCTTGTCCAGAGATCGGAGGGGTGAGGCTTTTTGTTGACATCTCTGTTCCGAGAAACGTCGGGTCTTGCGTCAATGAAGTGGAAACCGCGCGGGTTTACAATGTGGACGACCTCAAGGAAGTGGTTGCTGCTAATAAAGAAGACAGGTTGAGGAAAGCTATGGAAGCTCAGACCATAATAGCAGAGGAATCAAACCAGTTTGAAGCATGGAGGGACTCGTTAGAGACTGTTCCTACGATCAAGAAGTTGAGAGCGTATGCAGAGAGAATCAGAATGGCTGAGCTGGAGAAGTGCATGTCCAAAATGGGAGATGACATCAACAAGAAAACGACGAGAGCGGTTGATGACTTGAGCAGAGGTATTGTGAACAGATTCTTGCATGGTCCAATGCAGCATTTGAGATGTGATGGGAGTGACAGTAGAACGCTGAGCGAGACCCTTGAGAACATGCATGCTTTGAACAGAATGTACGGTCTGGAGAAGGACATTTTGGAGGAGAAGCTAAAGGCCATGACATCGGGACaacaaaagtaa
- the LOC103838625 gene encoding heme oxygenase 4, chloroplastic, whose protein sequence is MTTVRFTVTFRFPASPRLDCESYAGLKARTARVSYPLTIATRRHHLVQIANEDRTLVVRAAAGEIPNKRYPGEPKGFVEEMRSVAMKMHPRTQSKEGKRESTAPQDSPVATWEFTVEGYLKFLVENKLVFDTLEGIIHDSTVPTYAAFKNTGLERANNLAKDLEWFKEQGYELPEPKAHCKTYSLYLKDIAENDPPAFICHFYNIYFGHSAGGGRMIGSKVSERILDNKKLEFYKWDGDISELLTNLSEELNKVSELWTREEKNHCLEETEKAFKCYGHLLRSLVSPDL, encoded by the exons ATGACTACAGTAAGATTTACTGTAACTTTCCGCTTCCCTGCGAGTCCAAGACTCGACTGCGAGAGCTATGCTGGTCTGAAAGCTAGGACGGCGAGGGTTAGCTATCCCCTAACCATAGCCACTCGTCGACACCATCTTGTCCAAATAGCAAACGAAGATCGGACTTTGGTGGTGAGAGCTGCAGCTGGGGAGATACCTAACAAAAGGTACCCAGGAGAACCGAAGGGGTTTGTAGAGGAGATGAGGTCCGTAGCGATGAAAATGCACCCGAGAACCCAGtcaaaagaaggaaaaagagaGTCCACAGCTCCCCAAGACAGTCCTGTGGCGACGTGGGAGTTCACAGTGGAAGGGTACTTGAAGTTTCTCGTGGAAAATAAACTTGTGTTCGACACTCTTGAAGGGATTATTCACGACTCTACCGTCCCAACTT ATGCTGCATTCAAAAACACAGGATTGGAAAGGGCAAATAATTTGGCCAAAGATTTGGAGTGGTTCAAGGAACAAGGTTACGAGCTTCCTGAGCCAAAGGCTCATTGTAAAACATATTCTCTGTATCTAAAGGATATAGCAGAGAATGATCCACCAGCATTCATCTGTCATTTCTACAACATCTACTTCGGACATAGCGCTGGTGGTGGTCGAATGATTGGGTCAAAG GTATCTGAGAGGATACTCGACAATAAAAAACTCGAATTCTATAAATGGGACGGCGACATTTCCGAATTGTTGACGAACCTGAGTGAAGAATTGAACAAAGTCTCTGAG TTGTGGACgagagaagagaagaatcaTTGTTTAGAAGAGACAGAGAAAGCGTTCAAGTGTTATGGGCACCTTCTTCGTTCCTTGGTCTCCCCTGATTTGTAA
- the LOC117127687 gene encoding uncharacterized protein LOC117127687, which yields MGRRKQVLDAAVSDFRSLGIQIRCKKPIFTASQLEQIAEILVWLLLDRGLQGLSLLLQESLISVNESFKEEEWVSSCKNIANSLASRVPRDMNCLRIVESVAGVDARSKHLRSTIANQMLVVLLEHKEKSCNLFRKYMMLVLSENWLLSSKLVEEKPVLRDMWAVFLRNCFCQINSTDLRPFASKVRTKASYLLQGCRSD from the exons ATGGGACGCAGGAAACAAGTCCTCGACGCCGCCGTCTCTGATTTCCGATCTCTCGGGATTCAG ATTAG ATGTAAAAAGCCTATTTTCACCGCATCTCAACTTGAGCAAATAGCTGAAATCCTTGTTTGGCTGCTCTTAGATCGTGGTCTTCAAGGTCTCTCGCTTCTCCTACAAGAGAGCTTGATATCTGTTAATGAATCCTTCAAAGAGGAAGAATGGGTTTCAAGCTGCAAAAACATAGCAAACTCTCTTGCTTCCAG AGTGCCTCGAGACATGAACTGTTTGAGGATAGTGGAATCCGTAGCAGGTGTTGATGCTCGAAGCAAGCATTTGAGAAGTACCATCGCTAATCAAATGCTTGTTGTTTTACTTGAACATAAG GAGAAGAGTTGCAACCTCTTCAGAAAGTACATGATGTTGGTTTTGTCAGAGAACTGGCTATTGTCAAGTAAGTTGGTTGAGGAAAAGCCAGTACTGAGAGACATGTGGGCTGTGTTTCTCAGAAACTGTTTTTGTCAGATCAATAGCACCGATCTTCGGCCTTTTGCATCAAAA GTTCGTACCAAAGCGTCATATCTTCTTCAAGGATGCAGAAGCGATTGA
- the LOC103838626 gene encoding cytosolic sulfotransferase 18-like — translation MGLLTVTDTTLPNQEETVTESTEFERNQKRYQELIATFPHEKGWRPKNPLIQYGGHWLMQPRAEGCMYAQEFFQARPSDLLLCSYPKTGTTWLKALTFAIRNRSHFNDSTNPLLKRNPHELVPYIEIEFAFFPHIDVINNKENTLFATHLPHGLLPESVSRSSCKMVYIWRDPKDTFISMWIFYKKQKTQDGPLNSLEESFDMFCRGLSSNGPYLDHVLTYWKAYQENPDQIFFLKYEKMRADPLLYVKRLAEFMGYGFTAEEEKEGIVDKVVNLCSFDTLKNLEPNQGEKNMENRPSSFANSAFFRKGEIGDWQNYLTREMAARIDGLMVEKLKGSGLLEW, via the coding sequence ATGGGGTTATTAACTGTAACCGACACTACCTTACCCAACCAGGAAGAGACCGTGACAGAGTCAACAGAGTTCGAGAGGAATCAAAAACGGTACCAAGAACTCATCGCTACCTTTCCTCACGAGAAAGGCTGGAGACCAAAAAATCCCTTGATCCAGTACGGTGGTCACTGGCTAATGCAGCCTCGCGCTGAAGGATGCATGTACGCGCAAGAGTTCTTCCAAGCACGACCTAGTGACTTACTCCTCTGTAGCTACCCAAAGACAGGTACCACTTGGCTCAAAGCCCTCACTTTTGCTATCCGCAACCGATCTCATTTCAACGATTCCACAAACCCTCTCTTAAAACGTAATCCTCACGAGCTTGTTCCTTATATTGAGATCGAATTCGCTTTCTTCCCTCACATTGATGTTATCAATAACAAAGAGAACACTCTGTTTGCCACTCATCTCCCGCACGGATTATTACCCGAGTCGGTTTCAAGATCTAGTTGTAAAATGGTTTACATCTGGAGAGACCCTAAAGACACTTTCATCTCCATGTGGATTTTCTATAAGAAGCAAAAGACACAGGATGGCCCTCTCAATAGTCTTGAGGAGTCTTTTGATATGTTCTGTCGAGGTTTATCTAGCAACGGTCCTTATCTAGATCATGTCTTGACGTACTGGAAAGCTTACCAAGAGAATCCAGATCAAATCTTTTTCCTCAAGTATGAGAAGATGAGAGCTGATCCTTTGCTGTATGTGAAGAGACTGGCTGAGTTTATGGGTTATGGATTCACAGCTGAGGAAGAGAAGGAAGGGATTGTTGATAAAGTTGTGAATCTTTGTAGTTTCGATACGTTGAAGAATCTTGAACCCAACCAAGGGGAGAAGAATATGGAGAACCGTCCTTCTAGTTTTGCGAATAGTGCGTTTTTTAGGAAGGGTGAGATCGGAGATTGGCAAAACTACCTGACTCGGGAGATGGCAGCTCGAATCGATGGATTGATGGTAGAGAAATTGAAGGGCTCCGGTTTGCTTGAATGGTAA
- the LOC103838772 gene encoding cytosolic sulfotransferase 18, with translation MGLLTVTDTTLPKQEETVTESITEFERNQKRYQELIATFPHEKGWRPKNPLIKYGGHWLIKPRIEGCLYAQEFFQARPSDLLLCSYPKTGTTWLKALIFAISNRSRFNDSTNPLLKRNPHELVPYIEIEFAFFLHIDVINNKENTLFATHLPHGLLPESVSRSSCTMVYIWRDPKDTFVSMWIFYKKQKTQDGPLNSLEESFDMFCRGYYQWANRPKSMKQDRTL, from the exons ATGGGTTTATTAACTGTAACCGACACTACCTTACCGAAACAGGAAGAGACCGTGACAGAATCAATTACAGAATTCGAGAGGAATCAAAAACGGTACCAAGAACTCATCGCCACCTTTCCTCACGAGAAAGGCTGGAGACCAAAAAATCCCTTGATCAAGTACGGTGGTCACTGGCTGATAAAGCCTCGCATTGAAGGCTGCCTTTACGCGCAAGAGTTCTTCCAAGCACGACCTAGTGACTTACTCCTCTGCAGCTATCCAAAGACAGGTACCACTTGGCTCAAAGCCCTCATTTTCGCAATCTCCAATCGGTCTCGCTTCAACGATTCAACAAACCCTCTCTTAAAACGTAATCCTCACGAGCTTGTTCCTTATATTGAGATCGAATTCGCTTTCTTCCTTCACATTGATGTTATCAATAACAAAGAGAACACTCTGTTTGCCACTCATCTCCCGCACGGATTATTACCCGAGTCGGTTTCAAGATCTAGTTGTACAATGGTTTACATCTGGAGAGACCCTAAAGACACTTTCGTCTCCATGTGGATTTTCTATAAGAAGCAAAAGACACAGGATGGCCCTCTCAATAGTCTTGAGGAGTCTTTTGATATGTTTTGTCGAG GCTACTACCAGTGGGCCAACAGACCCAAAAGCATGAAACAAGATAGAACATTATAG
- the LOC103838628 gene encoding cytosolic sulfotransferase 18 has protein sequence MESAIDTNSSMHDQTETEFGKNKKRYQDLIATFPHEKGWRPKAPLIEYGGHWFIQLLLEGCLHAQEFFQARPIDFLVCSYPKTGTTWLKALTSAIANRSRFDDSSNSLLKRNPHELVPFIEMEFPFFPDIDVLKDKENTLFATHLPHGLLPESISKSGCKMVYIWRDPKDTFISMWTFFQKQKVDNGPLNSLEESFDMFCRGLSGYGPYLDHVLSYWKAHQENPNQILFLKYEKMRSDPLPYVKKLAEFMGYGFTAEEEKEEVVEKVVSLCSFETLKNLEPNKGEKDREDRPCIYKTSAYFRKGNVGDWQNYLTPEMVARIDGLMEEKFKGTGLLEFGK, from the coding sequence ATGGAGTCAGCAATCGACACGAACTCATCCATGCACGACCAGACCGAGACAGAGTTTGGGAAGAATAAGAAACGGTACCAAGACCTGATCGCTACGTTTCCTCATGAGAAAGGCTGGAGACCTAAAGCTCCCTTGATTGAATACGGTGGTCACTGGTTTATTCAGCTTCTCCTTGAAGGCTGTCTCCACGCGCAAGAGTTCTTCCAAGCGCGACCCATTGACTTCCTTGTCTGTAGCTACCCAAAGACAGGAACCACATGGCTCAAAGCTCTCACTTCCGCTATAGCCAACCGCTCTCGCTTCGACGATTCCTCAAACTCTCTCCTGAAACGTAACCCTCACGAGCTTGTTCCTTTCATTGAGATGGAGTTCCCTTTCTTCCCTGATATTGATGTTCTAAAGGACAAAGAGAACACTCTATTTGCCACTCATCTGCCTCACGGGTTATTACCCGAGTCGATTTCCAAGTCAGGTTGCAAGATGGTTTACATCTGGAGAGACCCAAAAGACACTTTCATCTCCATGTGGACTTTCTTCCAAAAGCAAAAGGTAGACAATGGCCCTCTCAATAGTCTTGAGGAGTCTTTTGATATGTTCTGTCGAGGTCTTTCCGGCTATGGTCCTTATCTGGATCATGTCTTGTCGTATTGGAAAGCTCACCAAGAAAATCCAAATCAGATCTTGTTCCTCAAGTATGAGAAAATGAGATCTGATCCTTTGCCGTATGTGAAGAAACTGGCTGAGTTTATGGGTTATGGATTCACAGCTGAGGAAGAGAAGGAAGAGGTTGTTGAGAAAGTTGTGAGTCTTTGCAGTTTCGAGACGTTGAAGAATCTTGAACCCAACAAAGGGGAGAAAGACCGAGAGGATCGTCCTTGTATATATAAGACTAGTGCCTACTTCAGGAAGGGAAATGTAGGAGACTGGCAGAACTACCTGACTCCAGAGATGGTAGCTCGAATCGATGGATTGATGGAAGAGAAATTCAAGGGCACCGGTTTGCTTGAATTTGGTAAGTAA